The following proteins are encoded in a genomic region of Arcobacter suis CECT 7833:
- a CDS encoding phage portal protein, with protein MKNLLSPFMSADTTEVFHSDSTRYLDLFSSRGSVSVGTAQKIADVFACINLKANAMAIMPLKLYIVTDNGKKEHKEHTLYRLLRKEPNPILTAFEWKKMISQDLDLRGNHYAQIVKNGLGEIVALYPLKADLMTVTHVLKGNNKEKIYDYNGISISSDRILHIIDIPDNEGLVGISRIAYARQTLEFANNTATHGNKLFKNQATPSGAFTHPTVLSPDAFTRLKESLADKYSGLENSGKPILLEDGLTFTPITINNSDAQWLESRKLNRENIGAIFGVPTSMLNDSTATAYGNLEQKYLEFQTGTVLPVSIAIEEKAEQKLLTNKEKQNLIIKFQFNALLRADVKTKAEYYKNMWGIGSMNPNEIRSNEDMNSYEGGDNYFMQLSYAPVSRIISGEATKDLKNFTGENK; from the coding sequence ATGAAAAATTTACTATCTCCATTTATGTCTGCTGATACTACTGAAGTATTTCATAGTGATAGTACTAGATATTTAGATTTGTTTTCTTCAAGAGGTAGTGTATCGGTTGGAACTGCTCAAAAAATAGCAGATGTATTCGCTTGTATAAATCTAAAAGCAAATGCAATGGCAATAATGCCTTTAAAGCTTTATATAGTTACTGATAATGGAAAAAAAGAGCATAAAGAACATACTTTATATAGACTTTTAAGAAAAGAACCAAATCCAATATTAACAGCTTTTGAGTGGAAAAAAATGATTTCTCAAGATTTAGACTTAAGGGGAAATCATTATGCTCAAATAGTTAAAAATGGGTTAGGGGAAATAGTGGCACTTTATCCACTAAAAGCTGATTTAATGACTGTAACTCATGTTCTTAAAGGCAATAACAAAGAAAAAATCTATGACTATAATGGTATTTCAATATCTAGCGATAGAATTCTTCATATTATAGATATTCCTGATAATGAAGGATTAGTAGGTATTTCAAGAATTGCATATGCAAGACAAACATTAGAATTTGCAAATAATACTGCAACTCATGGAAATAAATTATTCAAAAATCAAGCAACACCAAGTGGTGCATTTACACATCCTACCGTATTGTCACCTGATGCTTTTACTAGATTAAAAGAGAGTTTAGCAGATAAATATTCAGGTTTAGAAAATAGTGGTAAACCTATATTACTTGAAGATGGTTTGACTTTCACACCAATTACAATTAATAATAGTGATGCTCAATGGCTCGAATCAAGAAAACTTAATCGTGAAAATATTGGTGCAATATTTGGTGTTCCTACTTCAATGCTAAATGATTCAACAGCAACAGCTTATGGAAATTTAGAGCAAAAATATTTAGAGTTTCAAACTGGTACTGTTTTACCAGTTTCTATTGCAATTGAAGAAAAAGCAGAACAAAAACTTTTAACTAACAAAGAAAAACAAAATCTAATTATTAAATTCCAATTTAACGCATTATTAAGAGCTGATGTAAAAACAAAAGCTGAATACTACAAAAACATGTGGGGAATTGGTTCTATGAATCCAAATGAAATAAGAAGTAATGAAGATATGAACTCTTATGAAGGTGGAGATAACTACTTTATGCAGTTATCTTATGCACCTGTAAGCAGAATAATAAGCGGTGAAGCTACAAAAGATTTAAAAAATTTCACGGGGGAAAATAAATAA
- a CDS encoding head maturation protease, ClpP-related: protein MNEFLIDGEIGSWGMSASTVREYLSSITGDVKVTLESPGGSVFEGISIHNAFKEYDKGTVTMVMGSLVASITTYIAMAGDKIVAHDNSTFMIHNAWTFTYGDENELRKVADVLAGLSSLIAKKYISKTGKSKEIIKQAMDQESYYFGNEILDFGFCDEIISTENQNTKDESLALARESFKACCKTASEKFSNDEFVQAVAKLTKDGVLDVVPNVDDEEKEVALNSAKQDERKREIEILERKVF, encoded by the coding sequence ATGAATGAATTTTTGATTGATGGAGAAATAGGCTCTTGGGGTATGAGTGCATCAACTGTGAGAGAATATTTAAGTTCTATAACTGGTGATGTAAAAGTAACATTAGAGAGTCCAGGTGGTAGCGTTTTCGAAGGTATCTCAATACACAATGCATTTAAAGAATATGACAAAGGGACTGTAACTATGGTTATGGGTTCTTTAGTAGCTTCAATAACTACATATATTGCAATGGCTGGTGATAAGATTGTTGCTCATGATAACTCAACATTCATGATTCATAATGCTTGGACCTTTACTTATGGCGATGAAAATGAATTAAGAAAAGTAGCAGATGTTTTAGCTGGACTTTCTTCATTGATAGCTAAAAAATACATTTCAAAAACTGGGAAATCAAAAGAAATTATAAAACAAGCAATGGATCAAGAATCTTACTACTTTGGTAATGAAATTTTAGATTTTGGTTTTTGTGATGAAATTATTTCAACTGAAAATCAAAACACTAAAGATGAATCATTGGCATTAGCAAGAGAGAGTTTTAAAGCTTGTTGTAAAACAGCAAGTGAGAAATTCTCAAATGATGAGTTCGTGCAAGCTGTTGCAAAACTCACTAAAGATGGTGTTTTAGATGTTGTTCCTAATGTAGATGATGAAGAAAAAGAGGTGGCATTAAATAGTGCTAAACAAGATGAAAGAAAAAGAGAAATCGAAATCTTAGAAAGAAAGGTATTTTAA
- a CDS encoding phage major capsid protein produces the protein MKTKEELIQARKDALDKMIAISTGENFAQANYDAAKKEVDSLTAQIETLDIQAKLRNQVDDVLPSASIDKDKEFERNAFWNMAKGKNLSIDEMKALSTTEGAKGGYLVPETFATTIILKSAEKSYIRNIANVSTSSHTENIPVEGDDGENGWIDEEGVYPESDPTLGQIQLAAWKTGRIVKVTDEALDDTVPAIENYIAMKFVKSTVKSEEKAFVDGDGVKKPTGFLLTAQIGKVAASSVAITSDDLLDLMGSLDPDYEQNAVLMMNKNTKNLLRKLKDSTGQYLWVPGFNGDPDTFDKKTIVINKFMPDVATGKKPIAYGDFSYYYIKDRKVMTLKRLDELYSTTGHVGFRIDKRVDGKLALPEAIKTLRMA, from the coding sequence ATGAAAACAAAAGAAGAATTAATTCAAGCTAGAAAAGATGCTTTAGACAAAATGATTGCAATTTCAACTGGTGAAAATTTTGCACAAGCGAATTATGATGCTGCTAAAAAAGAGGTTGATAGTTTAACTGCTCAAATTGAAACATTAGATATTCAAGCAAAATTAAGAAATCAAGTTGATGATGTTTTACCAAGTGCAAGTATAGATAAAGATAAAGAATTTGAAAGAAATGCTTTTTGGAATATGGCAAAAGGGAAAAATCTTTCAATAGATGAGATGAAAGCATTATCAACAACAGAAGGTGCAAAAGGTGGATACTTAGTTCCAGAAACATTTGCAACAACAATTATTTTAAAAAGTGCAGAAAAATCATACATAAGAAACATTGCAAATGTTTCAACATCTAGTCATACAGAAAATATACCAGTTGAAGGTGACGATGGTGAAAATGGGTGGATTGATGAAGAAGGTGTTTACCCTGAATCTGATCCAACGCTTGGACAAATTCAATTAGCAGCATGGAAAACAGGAAGAATTGTTAAAGTTACAGATGAAGCACTGGATGATACAGTACCAGCAATTGAAAATTATATTGCAATGAAATTTGTAAAATCTACTGTTAAATCAGAAGAAAAAGCTTTTGTAGATGGTGATGGAGTAAAAAAACCAACAGGATTTTTATTAACAGCTCAAATTGGTAAAGTAGCAGCTTCTTCTGTTGCAATTACATCAGATGATTTATTGGATTTAATGGGTTCATTAGATCCAGATTATGAACAAAATGCAGTTTTAATGATGAATAAAAATACTAAAAATTTATTACGAAAACTAAAAGATTCTACTGGTCAATATCTTTGGGTTCCAGGATTTAATGGAGATCCGGATACTTTTGATAAAAAAACTATTGTAATTAATAAATTTATGCCAGATGTTGCAACTGGTAAAAAACCTATTGCTTATGGTGATTTTTCATATTACTACATTAAAGATAGAAAAGTTATGACTCTAAAAAGACTTGACGAGTTATATTCAACAACTGGTCATGTGGGATTTAGAATTGATAAAAGAGTAGATGGGAAATTAGCTCTACCTGAAGCAATTAAAACGCTAAGAATGGCATAA
- a CDS encoding head-tail connector protein, whose product MIVQKVVPTQTDIDNILSLAVAKKFIKVIDIEDDTDIQDFINSAITEAQDITNRQFASATYEMYLSNFPGENFKFQKNPVQEIVSIEYMDINGVYQTIDSTSYYLFNEYEVGKIVFNTTPNVQIKNHKQAVRITFKSGYTTNFPADLRQWLKVRVSTLYEFREELTAGVSIAKNNHVDSILQRYRIRS is encoded by the coding sequence ATGATAGTTCAAAAAGTAGTTCCAACACAAACGGATATTGATAATATTTTATCTTTAGCAGTTGCAAAAAAATTTATAAAAGTTATTGATATAGAAGATGATACGGATATTCAAGATTTTATAAATTCTGCAATAACTGAAGCTCAAGATATTACAAATAGACAGTTTGCAAGTGCTACTTATGAAATGTATTTATCAAATTTCCCTGGGGAAAATTTTAAATTTCAAAAAAATCCAGTTCAAGAGATAGTATCAATTGAATATATGGATATTAATGGAGTGTATCAAACAATAGATTCAACATCATATTATTTATTTAATGAGTATGAAGTTGGAAAAATTGTATTTAATACTACTCCAAATGTACAAATAAAAAATCATAAACAAGCTGTGAGAATTACTTTTAAAAGTGGTTATACAACTAATTTTCCAGCGGATTTAAGACAATGGTTAAAAGTGAGAGTTTCTACTTTATATGAATTTAGAGAAGAACTAACAGCAGGTGTTTCAATTGCAAAAAATAATCATGTTGATTCAATTTTACAAAGATATAGGATAAGAAGTTAA